Proteins encoded together in one Amblyomma americanum isolate KBUSLIRL-KWMA chromosome 1, ASM5285725v1, whole genome shotgun sequence window:
- the LOC144128989 gene encoding uncharacterized protein LOC144128989 — protein MMFLRDTMTTRPTSGNYNREAQAATMSAQQDSSPAQQTVAESVFELEEWRLDSESQASLNDVVPVADIDVVPVMDRLQASLDSSASSQSVQSPQAFVDLCAQSQASAPPSAQSAPGKRNKRKRTAQDEELVGHVERLTQALSACDTLTTREPEDECELFALTLAKKMRRVPAERQTQLQIKLLEVFQTFE, from the exons ATGATGTTCCTACGGGACACCATGACCACCAGGCC GACCTCAGGCAACTACAACAGAGAAGCGCAGGCAGCCACCATGTCGGCGCAGCAAGACAGTTCCCCAGCACAGCAGACGGTGGCGGAGAGCGTTTTTGAGCTGGAGGAGTGGCGGCTGGATTCGGAATCCCAGGCGTCACTGAATGATGTGGTGCCTGTGGCAGACATCGATGTGGTGCCTGTGATGGACCGGCTGCAGGCATCGCTGGACTCTTCTGCATCAAGCCAGTCGGTCCAGTCTCCACAGGCATTCGTAGACTTGTGCGCGCAGTCACAGGCCTCCGCGCCACCATCAGCTCAGTCTGCACCTGGAAAACGAAACAAGCGGAAGCGTACCGCACAAGATGAGGAACTAGTGGGACATGTTGAAAGACTTACGCAAGCTTTGAGTGCTTGCGACACGCTCACCACCCGTGAGCCAGAGGACGAATGTGAGCTCTTCGCACTCACGCTAGCAAAAAAAATGAGACGTGTTCCAGCAGAACGGCAGACACAGCTACAAATAAAGCTGCTggaagtgttccaaacttttgaATGA